In Rattus norvegicus strain BN/NHsdMcwi chromosome 1, GRCr8, whole genome shotgun sequence, a genomic segment contains:
- the Irf3 gene encoding interferon regulatory factor 3 isoform X2 translates to MSWIMGTPKPLILPWLVSQLDLGQLKGVAWLDESRTKFRIPWKHGLRQDAQMADFGIFQAWAEASGAYTPGKDKPDLSTWKRNFRSALNRKEVLRLAEDRSKDPFDPHKVYEFVTPGGARDFVHLDTSPDTNGKSSLSDHQEDLLELLDHMALGPLPDEGSSDLPIASDPSQPPLSPIVNNFPNPAPQENPLRQLLAEEQWEFEVTAFYRGRQVFQQTLFCPGGLRLVGSTSDNGTLPWQPVTLPDPEEFLTDRLVREYVRQVLKGLGKGLVLWRAGQCLWAQRLGHSHSFWALGEELLPDSGRGPDGEVPKDKNGVVFDLRPFVADLIAFMEGSRHSPRYTLWFCVGESWPQDQPWVKRLVMVKVVPTCLKELLEMAREGGASSLKTVDLHISNSQPISLTSDQYKACLQDLVEDMDFQATGET, encoded by the exons ATGA GCTGGATCATGGGAACCCCGAAACCGCTGATTTTGCCTTGGCTGGTGTCTCAGCTGGACCTGGGACAGCTGAAAGGTGTGGCCTGGCTGGACGAGAGCCGTACAAAGTTCAGGATCCCATGGAAGCATGGCTTACGACAGGACGCACAGATGGCTGACTTTGGCATCTTCCAG GCCTGGGCGGAAGCCAGTGGTGCCTACACCCCAGGGAAGGATAAGCCAGACCTGTCAACCTGGAAGAGGAATTTCCGGTCAGCCCTGAACCGGAAAGAAGTGTTGCGATTAGCTGAGGACCGGAGCAAGGACCCTTTTGACCCTCATAAAGTGTATGAGTTTGTGACTCCAG GAGGAGCAAGGGACTTTGTACATCTGGACACCTCCCCTGACACCAATGGCAAAAGCAGTCTGTCTGATCACCAG GAAGACCTCTTGGAATTACTCGATCACATGGCCTTGGGACCCCTCCCAGATGAGGGGTCCTCAGACCTGCCTATTGCTTCTGATCCTTCTCAACCACCACTAAGCCCCATTGTAAACAACTTCCCAAACCCAGCACCCCAGGAAAACCCACTAAGGCAGCTGCTAGCTGAGGAAC AGTGGGAGTTCGAGGTGACTGCCTTCTACCGAGGCCGCCAGGTCTTCCAGCAGACACTCTTTTGCCCCGGGGGCCTGCGGCTGGTGGGCAGCACGTCTGACAACGGGACACTGCCCTGGCAGCCAGTCACCCTGCCAGACCCTGAGGAGTTTCTGACAGACAGGCTTGTGAGGGAGTATGTGAGGCAGGTACTCAAGGGGCTGGGCAAGGGGCTGGTGCTGTGGCGGGCAGGGCAGTGCCTCTGGGCCCAGCGCCTAGGCCACTCGCATTCCTTCTGGGCCCTGGGTGAGGAGCTGCTTCCAGACAGTGGGAGAGGGCCTGATGGAGAGGTCCCCAAGGACAAGAACGGAGTCGTGTTCGACCTCAGGCCCTTTGTGGCAG ATCTCATTGCCTTCATGGAAGGAAGCAGACATTCCCCACGATACACTCTGTGGTTCTGTGTGGGGGAATCGTGGCCCCAGGACCAGCCGTGGGTCAAGAGGCTTGTGATGGTCAAG GTTGTTCCTACATGTCTTAAGGAGCTGTTAGAGATGGCCCGGGAAGGGGGAGCCTCATCACTGAAAACCGTGGACTTGCACATCTCCAACAGCCAGCCGATCTCCCTTACCTCTGACCAGTACAAGGCCTGCCTCCAGGACTTGGTGGAAGACATGGACTTCCAGGCCACTGGAGAAACCTGA
- the Bcl2l12 gene encoding bcl-2-like protein 12 isoform X4 has protein sequence MAGSEELGLQEDTLKVLTAFLRRGETAGSPVPTPPRSPAQEETTDFLSRLRRCLPCPLGREAPPPESSRPCFLPLRPCYGSEPGPASSDFYALVAQRLEQLVQEQLKSPPSSEIQGPPPTEKEALLRRLVALLEEEAEVINQKDPFLEVS, from the exons ATGGCCGGCTCTGAAGAGTTGGGTCTCCAAGAGGACACACTGAAGGTTCTGACTGCCTTCCTTAGGCGCGGTGAAACTGCTGGGTCCCCTGTCCCAACTCCACCCAG GAGCCCTGCCCAAGAAGAGACAACAGATTTCCTGAGCCGACTCCGAAGATGCCTCCCTTGTCCCCTGGGGCGAGAAGCTCCTCCCCCTGAGTCCTCTAGGCCCTGCTTCCTTCCCCTCCGTCCCTGCTATGGTTCAGAGCCTG GCCCAGCCTCTTCAGACTTCTATGCCCTGGTTGCCCAGCGTCTGGAACAGTTGGTGCAGGAGCAACTCAAGTCTCCGCCCAGCTCAG AGATCCAGGGACCCCCACCCACGGAGAAGGAAGCCCTGCTAAGGAGGCTggtagccttgctggaggaggaggcagaagtcaTCAACCAAAAG GACCCCTTCCTGGAAGTCTCCTGA
- the Bcl2l12 gene encoding bcl-2-like protein 12 isoform X1 produces MAGSEELGLQEDTLKVLTAFLRRGETAGSPVPTPPRSPAQEETTDFLSRLRRCLPCPLGREAPPPESSRPCFLPLRPCYGSEPGPASSDFYALVAQRLEQLVQEQLKSPPSSEIQGPPPTEKEALLRRLVALLEEEAEVINQKLASDPALHRKLARLSAGSFARLVELFSSRGGSSSPNCSSPSMPCPGPPPPSPDPLARLALAMELSRRVAGLGGTLASLSIEHVHSFAPWIQAHGGWAGILATSPVDLNLPLD; encoded by the exons ATGGCCGGCTCTGAAGAGTTGGGTCTCCAAGAGGACACACTGAAGGTTCTGACTGCCTTCCTTAGGCGCGGTGAAACTGCTGGGTCCCCTGTCCCAACTCCACCCAG GAGCCCTGCCCAAGAAGAGACAACAGATTTCCTGAGCCGACTCCGAAGATGCCTCCCTTGTCCCCTGGGGCGAGAAGCTCCTCCCCCTGAGTCCTCTAGGCCCTGCTTCCTTCCCCTCCGTCCCTGCTATGGTTCAGAGCCTG GCCCAGCCTCTTCAGACTTCTATGCCCTGGTTGCCCAGCGTCTGGAACAGTTGGTGCAGGAGCAACTCAAGTCTCCGCCCAGCTCAG AGATCCAGGGACCCCCACCCACGGAGAAGGAAGCCCTGCTAAGGAGGCTggtagccttgctggaggaggaggcagaagtcaTCAACCAAAAG CTGGCCTCTGACCCGGCCCTGCATCGTAAGCTGGCCCGCCTGTCAGCAGGCTCTTTCGCCCGCCTTGTGGAGCTCTTCTCTAGCCGGGGAGGCAGTTCCTCCCCAAACTGCTCAAGTCCCTCGATGCCGTGCCCAGGGCCCCCACCGCCATCCCCAGATCCGCTGGCACGCCTAGCACTAGCCATGGAGCTGAGCCGGCGCGTGGCTGGGCTTGGGGGTACCCTGGCCAGCCTCAGCATTGAGCATGTACACAGCTTCGCGCCCTGGATCCAGGCCCATGGGGGCTGG
- the Irf3 gene encoding interferon regulatory factor 3 isoform X3 — MALGPLPDEGSSDLPIASDPSQPPLSPIVNNFPNPAPQENPLRQLLAEEQWEFEVTAFYRGRQVFQQTLFCPGGLRLVGSTSDNGTLPWQPVTLPDPEEFLTDRLVREYVRQVLKGLGKGLVLWRAGQCLWAQRLGHSHSFWALGEELLPDSGRGPDGEVPKDKNGVVFDLRPFVADLIAFMEGSRHSPRYTLWFCVGESWPQDQPWVKRLVMVKVVPTCLKELLEMAREGGASSLKTVDLHISNSQPISLTSDQYKACLQDLVEDMDFQATGET; from the exons ATGGCCTTGGGACCCCTCCCAGATGAGGGGTCCTCAGACCTGCCTATTGCTTCTGATCCTTCTCAACCACCACTAAGCCCCATTGTAAACAACTTCCCAAACCCAGCACCCCAGGAAAACCCACTAAGGCAGCTGCTAGCTGAGGAAC AGTGGGAGTTCGAGGTGACTGCCTTCTACCGAGGCCGCCAGGTCTTCCAGCAGACACTCTTTTGCCCCGGGGGCCTGCGGCTGGTGGGCAGCACGTCTGACAACGGGACACTGCCCTGGCAGCCAGTCACCCTGCCAGACCCTGAGGAGTTTCTGACAGACAGGCTTGTGAGGGAGTATGTGAGGCAGGTACTCAAGGGGCTGGGCAAGGGGCTGGTGCTGTGGCGGGCAGGGCAGTGCCTCTGGGCCCAGCGCCTAGGCCACTCGCATTCCTTCTGGGCCCTGGGTGAGGAGCTGCTTCCAGACAGTGGGAGAGGGCCTGATGGAGAGGTCCCCAAGGACAAGAACGGAGTCGTGTTCGACCTCAGGCCCTTTGTGGCAG ATCTCATTGCCTTCATGGAAGGAAGCAGACATTCCCCACGATACACTCTGTGGTTCTGTGTGGGGGAATCGTGGCCCCAGGACCAGCCGTGGGTCAAGAGGCTTGTGATGGTCAAG GTTGTTCCTACATGTCTTAAGGAGCTGTTAGAGATGGCCCGGGAAGGGGGAGCCTCATCACTGAAAACCGTGGACTTGCACATCTCCAACAGCCAGCCGATCTCCCTTACCTCTGACCAGTACAAGGCCTGCCTCCAGGACTTGGTGGAAGACATGGACTTCCAGGCCACTGGAGAAACCTGA
- the Irf3 gene encoding interferon regulatory factor 3 yields MGTPKPLILPWLVSQLDLGQLKGVAWLDESRTKFRIPWKHGLRQDAQMADFGIFQAWAEASGAYTPGKDKPDLSTWKRNFRSALNRKEVLRLAEDRSKDPFDPHKVYEFVTPGGARDFVHLDTSPDTNGKSSLSDHQEDLLELLDHMALGPLPDEGSSDLPIASDPSQPPLSPIVNNFPNPAPQENPLRQLLAEEQWEFEVTAFYRGRQVFQQTLFCPGGLRLVGSTSDNGTLPWQPVTLPDPEEFLTDRLVREYVRQVLKGLGKGLVLWRAGQCLWAQRLGHSHSFWALGEELLPDSGRGPDGEVPKDKNGVVFDLRPFVADLIAFMEGSRHSPRYTLWFCVGESWPQDQPWVKRLVMVKVVPTCLKELLEMAREGGASSLKTVDLHISNSQPISLTSDQYKACLQDLVEDMDFQATGET; encoded by the exons ATGGGAACCCCGAAACCGCTGATTTTGCCTTGGCTGGTGTCTCAGCTGGACCTGGGACAGCTGAAAGGTGTGGCCTGGCTGGACGAGAGCCGTACAAAGTTCAGGATCCCATGGAAGCATGGCTTACGACAGGACGCACAGATGGCTGACTTTGGCATCTTCCAG GCCTGGGCGGAAGCCAGTGGTGCCTACACCCCAGGGAAGGATAAGCCAGACCTGTCAACCTGGAAGAGGAATTTCCGGTCAGCCCTGAACCGGAAAGAAGTGTTGCGATTAGCTGAGGACCGGAGCAAGGACCCTTTTGACCCTCATAAAGTGTATGAGTTTGTGACTCCAG GAGGAGCAAGGGACTTTGTACATCTGGACACCTCCCCTGACACCAATGGCAAAAGCAGTCTGTCTGATCACCAG GAAGACCTCTTGGAATTACTCGATCACATGGCCTTGGGACCCCTCCCAGATGAGGGGTCCTCAGACCTGCCTATTGCTTCTGATCCTTCTCAACCACCACTAAGCCCCATTGTAAACAACTTCCCAAACCCAGCACCCCAGGAAAACCCACTAAGGCAGCTGCTAGCTGAGGAAC AGTGGGAGTTCGAGGTGACTGCCTTCTACCGAGGCCGCCAGGTCTTCCAGCAGACACTCTTTTGCCCCGGGGGCCTGCGGCTGGTGGGCAGCACGTCTGACAACGGGACACTGCCCTGGCAGCCAGTCACCCTGCCAGACCCTGAGGAGTTTCTGACAGACAGGCTTGTGAGGGAGTATGTGAGGCAGGTACTCAAGGGGCTGGGCAAGGGGCTGGTGCTGTGGCGGGCAGGGCAGTGCCTCTGGGCCCAGCGCCTAGGCCACTCGCATTCCTTCTGGGCCCTGGGTGAGGAGCTGCTTCCAGACAGTGGGAGAGGGCCTGATGGAGAGGTCCCCAAGGACAAGAACGGAGTCGTGTTCGACCTCAGGCCCTTTGTGGCAG ATCTCATTGCCTTCATGGAAGGAAGCAGACATTCCCCACGATACACTCTGTGGTTCTGTGTGGGGGAATCGTGGCCCCAGGACCAGCCGTGGGTCAAGAGGCTTGTGATGGTCAAG GTTGTTCCTACATGTCTTAAGGAGCTGTTAGAGATGGCCCGGGAAGGGGGAGCCTCATCACTGAAAACCGTGGACTTGCACATCTCCAACAGCCAGCCGATCTCCCTTACCTCTGACCAGTACAAGGCCTGCCTCCAGGACTTGGTGGAAGACATGGACTTCCAGGCCACTGGAGAAACCTGA
- the Irf3 gene encoding interferon regulatory factor 3 isoform X1, giving the protein MLHTKTLSQNIHKNNVEKTKQKKRQQLGEDSGNELRNCTVCAGWIMGTPKPLILPWLVSQLDLGQLKGVAWLDESRTKFRIPWKHGLRQDAQMADFGIFQAWAEASGAYTPGKDKPDLSTWKRNFRSALNRKEVLRLAEDRSKDPFDPHKVYEFVTPGGARDFVHLDTSPDTNGKSSLSDHQEDLLELLDHMALGPLPDEGSSDLPIASDPSQPPLSPIVNNFPNPAPQENPLRQLLAEEQWEFEVTAFYRGRQVFQQTLFCPGGLRLVGSTSDNGTLPWQPVTLPDPEEFLTDRLVREYVRQVLKGLGKGLVLWRAGQCLWAQRLGHSHSFWALGEELLPDSGRGPDGEVPKDKNGVVFDLRPFVADLIAFMEGSRHSPRYTLWFCVGESWPQDQPWVKRLVMVKVVPTCLKELLEMAREGGASSLKTVDLHISNSQPISLTSDQYKACLQDLVEDMDFQATGET; this is encoded by the exons aTGCTCCatactaagaccctgtctcaaaacatccATAAAAACAATGTAGAAAAGACAAAGCAGAAGAAGCGACAGCAGCTGGGAGAAGACTCTGGAAATGA GCTCAGGAACTGCACTGTATGCGCAGGCTGGATCATGGGAACCCCGAAACCGCTGATTTTGCCTTGGCTGGTGTCTCAGCTGGACCTGGGACAGCTGAAAGGTGTGGCCTGGCTGGACGAGAGCCGTACAAAGTTCAGGATCCCATGGAAGCATGGCTTACGACAGGACGCACAGATGGCTGACTTTGGCATCTTCCAG GCCTGGGCGGAAGCCAGTGGTGCCTACACCCCAGGGAAGGATAAGCCAGACCTGTCAACCTGGAAGAGGAATTTCCGGTCAGCCCTGAACCGGAAAGAAGTGTTGCGATTAGCTGAGGACCGGAGCAAGGACCCTTTTGACCCTCATAAAGTGTATGAGTTTGTGACTCCAG GAGGAGCAAGGGACTTTGTACATCTGGACACCTCCCCTGACACCAATGGCAAAAGCAGTCTGTCTGATCACCAG GAAGACCTCTTGGAATTACTCGATCACATGGCCTTGGGACCCCTCCCAGATGAGGGGTCCTCAGACCTGCCTATTGCTTCTGATCCTTCTCAACCACCACTAAGCCCCATTGTAAACAACTTCCCAAACCCAGCACCCCAGGAAAACCCACTAAGGCAGCTGCTAGCTGAGGAAC AGTGGGAGTTCGAGGTGACTGCCTTCTACCGAGGCCGCCAGGTCTTCCAGCAGACACTCTTTTGCCCCGGGGGCCTGCGGCTGGTGGGCAGCACGTCTGACAACGGGACACTGCCCTGGCAGCCAGTCACCCTGCCAGACCCTGAGGAGTTTCTGACAGACAGGCTTGTGAGGGAGTATGTGAGGCAGGTACTCAAGGGGCTGGGCAAGGGGCTGGTGCTGTGGCGGGCAGGGCAGTGCCTCTGGGCCCAGCGCCTAGGCCACTCGCATTCCTTCTGGGCCCTGGGTGAGGAGCTGCTTCCAGACAGTGGGAGAGGGCCTGATGGAGAGGTCCCCAAGGACAAGAACGGAGTCGTGTTCGACCTCAGGCCCTTTGTGGCAG ATCTCATTGCCTTCATGGAAGGAAGCAGACATTCCCCACGATACACTCTGTGGTTCTGTGTGGGGGAATCGTGGCCCCAGGACCAGCCGTGGGTCAAGAGGCTTGTGATGGTCAAG GTTGTTCCTACATGTCTTAAGGAGCTGTTAGAGATGGCCCGGGAAGGGGGAGCCTCATCACTGAAAACCGTGGACTTGCACATCTCCAACAGCCAGCCGATCTCCCTTACCTCTGACCAGTACAAGGCCTGCCTCCAGGACTTGGTGGAAGACATGGACTTCCAGGCCACTGGAGAAACCTGA